A single Meles meles chromosome 20, mMelMel3.1 paternal haplotype, whole genome shotgun sequence DNA region contains:
- the MED26 gene encoding mediator of RNA polymerase II transcription subunit 26 isoform X1 translates to MTAAPASPQQIRDRLLQAIDPQSNIRNMVAVLEVISSLEKYPITKEALEETRLGKLINDVRKKTKNEELAKRAKKLLRSWQKLIEPVHQNEAALRGLAGGAGSANGGAHNCRPEVGVAGAPKSIHDLKNRNDIQRLPGQRLDRLGSRKRRGDQRDLGHPGPPPKVSKASHDSLVPNSSPLPTNGIGGSPESFPGTLDGSGHAGPEGSRLEHSESDKHSGKIPVNAVRPHTSSPGLGKPPGPCLQTKAGVLQQMDRVDETPGPPHPKGPPRCSFSPRNSRHEGSFARQRSPYTPKGSMPSPSPRPQALDATQVPSPLPLAQPSTPPVRRLELLSSAESPVRWLEQPEGHQRLAGQGCKVGLPPSEPHLPRAGFSPDSSKADSDAASSGGSDSKKKKRYRPRDYTVNLDGQVAEAGVKPVRLKERKLTFDPMTRQIKPLTQKEPVRADSPVHTEQPRTELDKPEAKASVQSPFEQTNWKELSRNEIIQSYLSRQSSLLSSSGAQTPGAHHFMSEYLKQEESTRRGARKPHVLVPHSAPTDLPGLNREVTQDDLDRIQAHQWPGVNGCQDTQGNWYDWTQCISLDPHGDDGRLNILPYVCLD, encoded by the exons ATCCGGAACATGGTGGCGGTGCTGGAAGTCATCTCCAGCCTGGAGAAATACCCCATTACCAAAGAGGCACTGGAG GAAACTCGACTTGGGAAGCTCATCAACGACGTCCGCAAGAAAACGAAGAACGAGGAGCTCGCCAAGCGGGCCAAGAAGCTGCTGCGGAGCTGGCAGAAGCTCATCGAGCCTGTGCACCAGAATGAGGCGGCGCTGCGGGGGCTGGCGGGCGGCGCCGGCTCTGCCAACGGGGGTGCTCACAACTGCCGGCCCGAGGTGGGGGTGGCCGGTGCTCCCAAGAGCATTCATGACCTGAAGAACCGCAACGACATCCAGAGGCTACCTGGACAGCGGCTGGACAGGCTGGGCAGCCGCAAGCGCCGGGGAGATCAGCGTGACCTCGGCCACCCTGGGCCACCTCCCAAGGTCTCCAAAGCCAGCCATGACTCTCTGGTACCCAActcatcccccctccccaccaacgGGATCGGCGGGAGCCCTGAGAGCTTTCCGGGCACCCTGGATGGCAGCGGGCATGCGGGCCCCGAGGGCAGCCGCCTGGAGCACAGCGAGAGCGACAAGCACAGCGGCAAGATTCCCGTCAATGCCGTGCGGCCGCACACCAGCTCCCCAGGCCTGGGCAAGCCCCCTGGTCCCTGCCTGCAGACCAAGGCTGGGGTGCTGCAGCAGATGGACCGGGTGGATGAGACTCCAGGCCCCCCTCACCCCAAGGGGCCGCCTCGCTGCTCTTTCAGTCCCCGGAACTCACGGCACGAGGGCTCCTTTGCCCGGCAGCGGAGCCCGTACACGCCCaagggctccatgcccagcccctCTCCACGGCCCCAGGCACTTGATGCCACACAGGTGCCATCACCACTTCCGCTGGCCCAGCCGTCCACACCACCTGTGAGGCGGCTTGAGCTGCTGTCCAgtgcagagagcccagtgcgctGGCTGGAGCAGCCTGAGGGCCACCAGCGGCTGGCAGGGCAGGGTTGCAAGGTGGGGCTGCCTCCCTCCGAGCCCCACCTTCCCCGGGCAGGCTTTTCCCCGGACTCCTCTAAGGCGGACAGCGATGCTGCCTCATCTGGTGGCTCGGACAgcaaaaagaagaagaggtaCCGGCCTCGTGACTACACGGTGAACTTGGATGGGCAGGTGGCTGAGGCGGGTGTCAAGCCTGTCAGGTTAAAAGAGCGGAAGCTCACCTTTGACCCCATGACCAGACAGATCAAACCTCTGACCCAGAAAGAGCCAGTGCGGGCGGACAGCCCTGTGCACACAGAGCAGCCCAGGACAGAGCTGGACAAACCCGAGGCCAAGGCCAGTGTCCAGAGCCCTTTTGAACAGACGAACTGGAAGGAGCTGTCGCGCAATGAGATCATCCAGTCCTACCTGAGCCGGCAGAGCAGCCTGCTCTCGTCGTCAGGCGCGCAGACCCCAGGGGCTCACCACTTCATGTCTGAGTACCTGAAGCAGGAGGAGAGCACCCGGCGGGGGGCCCGGAAGCCGCACGTGCTGGTGCCTCACAGCGCGCCCACGGACCTCCCGGGGCTGAACCGCGAGGTCACGCAGGACGATCTGGACAGAATCCAGGCCCACCAGTGGCCTGGGGTGAACGGGTGTCAGGACACACAGGGTAACTGGTATGACTGGACGCAGTGCATATCGCTCGACCCGCACGGTGACGATGGGCGGTTGAACATTCTGCCTTATGTCTGCTTGGACTGA
- the MED26 gene encoding mediator of RNA polymerase II transcription subunit 26 isoform X2 codes for MVAVLEVISSLEKYPITKEALEETRLGKLINDVRKKTKNEELAKRAKKLLRSWQKLIEPVHQNEAALRGLAGGAGSANGGAHNCRPEVGVAGAPKSIHDLKNRNDIQRLPGQRLDRLGSRKRRGDQRDLGHPGPPPKVSKASHDSLVPNSSPLPTNGIGGSPESFPGTLDGSGHAGPEGSRLEHSESDKHSGKIPVNAVRPHTSSPGLGKPPGPCLQTKAGVLQQMDRVDETPGPPHPKGPPRCSFSPRNSRHEGSFARQRSPYTPKGSMPSPSPRPQALDATQVPSPLPLAQPSTPPVRRLELLSSAESPVRWLEQPEGHQRLAGQGCKVGLPPSEPHLPRAGFSPDSSKADSDAASSGGSDSKKKKRYRPRDYTVNLDGQVAEAGVKPVRLKERKLTFDPMTRQIKPLTQKEPVRADSPVHTEQPRTELDKPEAKASVQSPFEQTNWKELSRNEIIQSYLSRQSSLLSSSGAQTPGAHHFMSEYLKQEESTRRGARKPHVLVPHSAPTDLPGLNREVTQDDLDRIQAHQWPGVNGCQDTQGNWYDWTQCISLDPHGDDGRLNILPYVCLD; via the exons ATGGTGGCGGTGCTGGAAGTCATCTCCAGCCTGGAGAAATACCCCATTACCAAAGAGGCACTGGAG GAAACTCGACTTGGGAAGCTCATCAACGACGTCCGCAAGAAAACGAAGAACGAGGAGCTCGCCAAGCGGGCCAAGAAGCTGCTGCGGAGCTGGCAGAAGCTCATCGAGCCTGTGCACCAGAATGAGGCGGCGCTGCGGGGGCTGGCGGGCGGCGCCGGCTCTGCCAACGGGGGTGCTCACAACTGCCGGCCCGAGGTGGGGGTGGCCGGTGCTCCCAAGAGCATTCATGACCTGAAGAACCGCAACGACATCCAGAGGCTACCTGGACAGCGGCTGGACAGGCTGGGCAGCCGCAAGCGCCGGGGAGATCAGCGTGACCTCGGCCACCCTGGGCCACCTCCCAAGGTCTCCAAAGCCAGCCATGACTCTCTGGTACCCAActcatcccccctccccaccaacgGGATCGGCGGGAGCCCTGAGAGCTTTCCGGGCACCCTGGATGGCAGCGGGCATGCGGGCCCCGAGGGCAGCCGCCTGGAGCACAGCGAGAGCGACAAGCACAGCGGCAAGATTCCCGTCAATGCCGTGCGGCCGCACACCAGCTCCCCAGGCCTGGGCAAGCCCCCTGGTCCCTGCCTGCAGACCAAGGCTGGGGTGCTGCAGCAGATGGACCGGGTGGATGAGACTCCAGGCCCCCCTCACCCCAAGGGGCCGCCTCGCTGCTCTTTCAGTCCCCGGAACTCACGGCACGAGGGCTCCTTTGCCCGGCAGCGGAGCCCGTACACGCCCaagggctccatgcccagcccctCTCCACGGCCCCAGGCACTTGATGCCACACAGGTGCCATCACCACTTCCGCTGGCCCAGCCGTCCACACCACCTGTGAGGCGGCTTGAGCTGCTGTCCAgtgcagagagcccagtgcgctGGCTGGAGCAGCCTGAGGGCCACCAGCGGCTGGCAGGGCAGGGTTGCAAGGTGGGGCTGCCTCCCTCCGAGCCCCACCTTCCCCGGGCAGGCTTTTCCCCGGACTCCTCTAAGGCGGACAGCGATGCTGCCTCATCTGGTGGCTCGGACAgcaaaaagaagaagaggtaCCGGCCTCGTGACTACACGGTGAACTTGGATGGGCAGGTGGCTGAGGCGGGTGTCAAGCCTGTCAGGTTAAAAGAGCGGAAGCTCACCTTTGACCCCATGACCAGACAGATCAAACCTCTGACCCAGAAAGAGCCAGTGCGGGCGGACAGCCCTGTGCACACAGAGCAGCCCAGGACAGAGCTGGACAAACCCGAGGCCAAGGCCAGTGTCCAGAGCCCTTTTGAACAGACGAACTGGAAGGAGCTGTCGCGCAATGAGATCATCCAGTCCTACCTGAGCCGGCAGAGCAGCCTGCTCTCGTCGTCAGGCGCGCAGACCCCAGGGGCTCACCACTTCATGTCTGAGTACCTGAAGCAGGAGGAGAGCACCCGGCGGGGGGCCCGGAAGCCGCACGTGCTGGTGCCTCACAGCGCGCCCACGGACCTCCCGGGGCTGAACCGCGAGGTCACGCAGGACGATCTGGACAGAATCCAGGCCCACCAGTGGCCTGGGGTGAACGGGTGTCAGGACACACAGGGTAACTGGTATGACTGGACGCAGTGCATATCGCTCGACCCGCACGGTGACGATGGGCGGTTGAACATTCTGCCTTATGTCTGCTTGGACTGA